In Candidatus Roseilinea sp., one DNA window encodes the following:
- a CDS encoding oxidoreductase: MPTQHRVAVIGCGLIARNHIRGYLDCGRYEIVALADLNASAMHEVDQQFRILPRHYTDPREMLKREKPDVVSVCTWHIGHATWTIAAAAHRPKAILCEKPMADTLGRAEQMLIACRRNQVKLAIAHQRRFLPAYTLARELIAQGAIGDVLLIQSLGGDGLPNFSSHQTDMYRYLLGNDECVWVMGNVERKSDRYERNTRIEDCALAVFQFRSGARALLLSDLVPNYFQGALIVGSAGMIQLTTEQVQLLNAETHGRWQTYTPDGKFFKVAEQGAQFEWLEGGAAQADELADWIEGKIETHRGEATHGYKALEMIHAVYESARCHEKVTLPLQTRVNPLDLMVESGHLAPQRPGRYDIRAFLLRGERMVSDDEPDVYSPL; the protein is encoded by the coding sequence ATGCCCACCCAACATCGCGTCGCGGTGATCGGCTGCGGCCTGATCGCGCGCAACCACATTCGCGGCTACTTGGACTGCGGCCGCTACGAAATCGTCGCCCTGGCCGACCTGAATGCATCGGCCATGCACGAGGTGGATCAGCAGTTTCGCATCTTGCCCCGGCACTACACCGACCCGCGGGAGATGCTGAAGCGTGAGAAGCCCGATGTCGTCTCGGTGTGCACCTGGCATATCGGCCACGCGACGTGGACGATCGCCGCTGCAGCTCATCGTCCCAAAGCGATTCTGTGTGAGAAGCCGATGGCCGATACGCTCGGTCGCGCCGAACAGATGCTGATCGCTTGCCGGCGCAACCAGGTCAAGCTGGCCATCGCACATCAGCGCCGCTTTCTGCCAGCCTATACGCTGGCGCGTGAGTTGATCGCGCAAGGCGCCATCGGCGATGTATTGCTGATCCAGAGCCTGGGTGGCGACGGCTTGCCCAACTTCAGCTCGCATCAGACCGACATGTATCGCTACCTGCTGGGTAACGACGAGTGCGTTTGGGTGATGGGTAACGTCGAGCGCAAGAGCGACCGCTACGAGCGCAACACACGGATCGAAGACTGTGCCCTCGCTGTGTTTCAATTTCGGAGCGGTGCGCGAGCGTTGTTGCTGAGCGATCTTGTGCCTAACTACTTTCAAGGTGCGCTGATCGTCGGCAGCGCCGGCATGATCCAGTTGACCACGGAGCAAGTGCAACTTCTCAACGCCGAGACACATGGCCGGTGGCAAACCTACACACCCGATGGCAAGTTCTTCAAGGTCGCCGAGCAGGGCGCGCAGTTCGAGTGGCTAGAGGGCGGTGCAGCGCAGGCCGACGAGCTGGCCGATTGGATCGAAGGCAAGATCGAAACCCATCGCGGTGAAGCAACCCACGGCTACAAAGCGCTGGAGATGATCCACGCCGTGTATGAATCGGCGCGTTGCCACGAGAAGGTGACCCTGCCGCTACAGACCCGTGTCAACCCGCTCGATCTGATGGTGGAGTCGGGCCACCTGGCGCCGCAGCGGCCGGGCCGCTATGACATTCGCGCCTTCTTGTTGCGCGGCGAGCGCATGGTGAGCGACGACGAGCCGGACGTTTACAGCCCGCTATGA
- the gno gene encoding 2-deoxy-D-gluconate 3-dehydrogenase gives MREATPITTIGVTMTTPLSFDLNGKVTLITGAGKGIGKAIALVCAQCGADLALGSRTVAECEAVAAECRALGRRAEAWPLDVADLNSIRAFVDAALERFGRIDVLVNNAGYNTPKPALDYTEEDFDRISDVNFKGAFFMTTAVVRSMIARGIPGRIVNITSQVGVVGGPLRSIYAGAKGAVGQLTRSLAAEFAPHRITVNAVAPTFTRTEMLEKALQNPAFAKNLEKIPMGRIAEPEEIAGAVVFLASDAARMITGQVLCVDGGYTAI, from the coding sequence ATGCGCGAAGCGACGCCGATCACTACAATTGGCGTTACCATGACCACACCTCTGAGCTTCGACTTGAACGGCAAAGTCACCCTCATCACCGGCGCGGGCAAAGGCATCGGCAAGGCCATCGCGCTCGTCTGCGCGCAGTGCGGCGCAGATCTCGCCTTGGGCAGCCGCACCGTCGCCGAGTGCGAAGCGGTCGCGGCCGAGTGCCGGGCGCTCGGTCGCCGCGCCGAAGCGTGGCCCTTGGATGTGGCCGACCTGAACAGCATCCGCGCGTTCGTAGATGCAGCGCTGGAACGCTTCGGCCGGATTGACGTGCTGGTGAACAACGCCGGCTACAACACACCCAAGCCGGCCCTCGACTACACCGAAGAGGACTTCGACCGCATCTCCGACGTGAACTTCAAAGGCGCGTTCTTCATGACCACGGCGGTTGTCCGCAGCATGATCGCGCGTGGCATCCCCGGCCGCATCGTCAACATCACCTCGCAGGTGGGCGTGGTGGGCGGGCCGCTGCGCTCGATCTACGCCGGCGCCAAAGGCGCGGTCGGCCAGCTCACCCGTTCGCTGGCTGCCGAGTTTGCGCCGCACCGGATCACGGTGAACGCCGTCGCGCCGACATTTACGCGCACCGAAATGCTGGAGAAAGCGCTCCAGAACCCCGCCTTCGCCAAGAACCTGGAGAAGATTCCGATGGGCCGCATCGCCGAGCCGGAAGAGATCGCCGGCGCGGTGGTCTTCCTCGCCTCGGACGCGGCGCGCATGATCACTGGACAGGTGTTGTGCGTGGACGGCGGCTACACGGCGATCTAA
- a CDS encoding ABC transporter, whose protein sequence is MFNNPEMMRRMMSPTAPRPANVLATLRRFWLYFRKQWPILLAVLVFMIVSTWAQVVNPELIGQAVDCYLTPIASRALQVPAGPVQQNAQANCWLAAEAQPQGFTQNLIRSAFLAGGFPSPSEAVTPADRIAGLGRLTLFIVFFYVVGAALTGSMFFTMAWVGQRVLRLMRIDVFKQLHRLSLGYYTKHDAGDLMTRITADAEAIQQALGFAFVNVFSGVLLLVWIAYTMLALSPPFALLSMVVLPFMIVATFWFSLQARRAFRQSRKEMGSVNAELQETIAAVREVQAFNRADENIENFKIVNAANRDANVRAVSFTSALAPTLEALGYVALAIVTCVGGAALLGGGTLFGTTVSLGLIVAFLGYVQRFNQPIQQIAVLWTNLQNAIAGGERIFNLLDEKPDIVDKPNAIVMPPIKGEVTFSHVTAEYNPGDPVLRDVSFTAQPGQTIAIVGPTGAGKTTLVNLIPRFYDVTNGAVMVDGIDVRDVTQESLRRQIGIVLQDTFLFSTTVMENIRFGQPDATDEECIAAAKLAHADQFIERLPQGYQTVLGERGAGLSQGQRQLLAIARAALADPRILILDEATSSVDTRTERLIQAAFDQLLHGRTSFVIAHRLSTIQNADMLLVLNKGRIVERGTHRELLERKGFYYELYMSQFWRGDGPASGRDRHVPAPDGEPQAPQLQPA, encoded by the coding sequence ATGTTCAACAACCCAGAAATGATGCGCCGGATGATGAGCCCGACGGCGCCTAGGCCGGCCAACGTCCTGGCGACGCTCCGGCGCTTCTGGCTATACTTTCGCAAGCAGTGGCCGATCTTGCTGGCGGTGCTGGTGTTCATGATCGTGTCCACTTGGGCACAGGTGGTCAACCCGGAGTTGATCGGCCAGGCGGTGGACTGCTACCTGACGCCGATCGCATCGCGCGCGCTGCAAGTGCCGGCCGGCCCGGTGCAACAGAACGCGCAGGCCAACTGCTGGCTGGCTGCCGAAGCGCAGCCACAGGGCTTCACCCAGAACCTGATTCGGTCGGCCTTCCTGGCCGGCGGCTTCCCTTCGCCTTCGGAGGCCGTCACGCCCGCCGACCGCATCGCCGGCCTGGGCCGCCTGACGCTGTTCATCGTGTTCTTCTACGTCGTCGGCGCCGCGCTGACCGGTTCGATGTTCTTCACCATGGCGTGGGTCGGCCAGCGTGTGCTGCGGCTGATGCGCATTGACGTGTTCAAGCAACTGCACCGTTTGTCGCTGGGCTACTACACCAAACACGATGCCGGTGACCTGATGACGCGCATCACTGCCGATGCCGAGGCGATCCAGCAGGCGCTCGGCTTCGCCTTCGTCAACGTCTTCAGCGGTGTGCTGCTGTTGGTCTGGATCGCTTACACGATGCTGGCGCTAAGCCCGCCGTTCGCGCTGCTCAGCATGGTCGTGCTCCCGTTCATGATCGTCGCCACATTCTGGTTCTCGCTGCAGGCGCGCCGAGCCTTCCGCCAGAGCCGCAAGGAGATGGGCAGCGTGAACGCTGAGCTGCAAGAAACCATTGCGGCCGTGCGCGAGGTGCAGGCATTCAACCGCGCCGACGAGAACATCGAGAACTTCAAGATCGTGAATGCCGCCAATCGCGACGCCAACGTGCGCGCAGTGTCGTTCACCAGCGCGCTCGCGCCGACGCTCGAAGCGCTGGGCTATGTAGCGTTGGCCATCGTTACCTGCGTCGGCGGCGCGGCGTTGCTGGGCGGCGGGACGCTGTTCGGCACGACGGTCTCGCTCGGGTTGATCGTTGCCTTCCTGGGATATGTGCAGCGCTTCAACCAGCCCATCCAGCAAATCGCCGTGCTGTGGACGAATCTGCAGAATGCCATCGCCGGCGGCGAGCGCATCTTCAACTTGCTCGATGAGAAGCCGGACATCGTGGACAAACCCAACGCTATCGTCATGCCGCCCATCAAGGGCGAAGTGACCTTCTCGCACGTGACGGCCGAATACAATCCGGGCGATCCGGTGCTTCGAGACGTGAGCTTCACGGCCCAACCGGGTCAGACGATTGCCATCGTCGGGCCGACCGGCGCGGGCAAGACCACCCTCGTCAACCTGATCCCGCGCTTCTACGACGTGACGAACGGCGCAGTGATGGTTGATGGGATTGATGTGCGCGACGTGACGCAGGAGAGCCTGCGCCGGCAGATCGGCATCGTGCTGCAAGACACCTTCTTGTTCAGCACGACGGTGATGGAGAATATTCGCTTCGGCCAGCCGGACGCCACGGATGAAGAATGCATCGCCGCGGCGAAGCTGGCGCACGCCGACCAGTTCATCGAGCGCCTACCGCAGGGCTACCAGACCGTGCTGGGCGAGCGCGGCGCGGGCCTGAGCCAGGGGCAGCGCCAACTGCTTGCCATTGCTCGCGCGGCGCTCGCCGACCCGCGCATCCTGATCTTGGACGAGGCGACTTCGTCGGTGGACACGCGCACCGAGCGACTGATCCAGGCGGCCTTCGATCAGTTGCTGCACGGGCGCACCAGCTTTGTCATCGCCCACCGGCTGAGCACGATCCAAAACGCCGATATGCTGCTGGTGTTGAACAAGGGGCGCATCGTCGAGCGCGGCACACACCGCGAGCTGCTCGAGCGCAAAGGCTTCTACTACGAGCTGTACATGAGCCAGTTCTGGCGTGGCGATGGGCCGGCATCTGGCCGCGATAGGCACGTGCCCGCGCCGGACGGCGAGCCGCAAGCGCCGCAGCTACAGCCGGCATGA
- a CDS encoding ABC transporter ATP-binding protein has protein sequence MQNTQSPRSRRGRPDAPPTDPKAIRRSLAYLQRYRLQAALPYLFLIIATLAQLAVPKLVSNIIDAVTAGARARFLLDATAQLSEGMTAQALPRLLAAANLPPDGSLQQLVARLNADVANAPGMLVSAGLAIVIFAAVRGVFAFLQAFWAEKNSQAVAYDIRNDLYAKIQQLSFAYHDQNQTGQLMIRATDDVEKVRLFIGQGLMQLIGALILIVGTLIILFATHAQLALVTLPILPIALILFMVFGTASGPLFARVQMRLSELNTLLQENIAGIKVVKAFAREQSEEDKFERAATALVNQQLKVSRLFTFLFPVIFMVANLGQAAVTYFGGVQIVNGALTLGQWQQFSLYLVYLFLPIAQLGIIITQVGQAGASATRIFEILDAKSDVTDKPDAIPLPPVQGRIVFDHVTFRYAGSDAPALQDVSFTAEPGQTIALLGATGSGKTSIINLIPRFYDPHAGSVKIDGYDVRDVTLDSLRSQIGIVLQETTLFSGTIRDNIAFGKPDATMDEVIAAAQAAAAHDFIMAFPQGYDTPVGERGATLSGGQKQRIAIARALLLDPRILILDDSTSSVDLATEVRIRRALDRLMKGRTSIVIAQRISTVMNADQILVLDKGRIVARGKHDELLENSPIYAEIYRSQLVDDAHEAAPQPVAETIA, from the coding sequence ATGCAAAACACCCAATCGCCGCGAAGCCGCCGAGGGCGCCCCGACGCGCCGCCGACCGATCCCAAGGCCATCCGCCGGTCGCTCGCTTATCTGCAGCGTTATCGGTTGCAGGCGGCGCTGCCTTATCTCTTTCTGATCATCGCGACGCTGGCGCAACTGGCCGTGCCGAAACTGGTCAGCAACATCATTGACGCGGTGACTGCCGGCGCACGCGCCCGCTTTTTGCTCGACGCGACGGCGCAACTGAGCGAGGGCATGACCGCTCAGGCGTTGCCGCGCTTGCTGGCTGCTGCCAATCTGCCTCCCGACGGGTCGTTGCAACAGCTCGTCGCCCGGCTGAACGCCGACGTCGCCAATGCGCCGGGGATGCTGGTGTCTGCCGGCCTGGCCATCGTCATCTTCGCCGCGGTGCGCGGCGTCTTCGCTTTCTTGCAGGCGTTTTGGGCGGAGAAGAACTCGCAGGCCGTGGCCTACGACATTCGTAACGACCTGTATGCCAAGATTCAGCAACTCTCATTCGCCTATCACGACCAGAACCAGACCGGCCAACTGATGATCCGCGCGACCGACGACGTGGAGAAGGTGCGCCTGTTCATCGGCCAGGGGTTGATGCAATTGATCGGCGCGCTGATCCTCATCGTCGGCACGCTGATCATCCTCTTCGCCACCCATGCGCAACTCGCGCTGGTCACGTTGCCCATACTGCCGATCGCGCTCATCCTCTTCATGGTTTTCGGCACGGCCAGTGGGCCGCTGTTCGCCAGGGTGCAGATGCGCCTCTCGGAGTTGAATACCCTCCTGCAGGAGAACATCGCCGGCATCAAAGTCGTCAAGGCGTTCGCGCGTGAGCAGAGTGAAGAGGACAAATTCGAGCGCGCGGCGACCGCATTGGTGAACCAGCAGCTCAAGGTCTCGCGCTTGTTCACCTTCCTATTCCCGGTCATCTTCATGGTGGCGAACCTCGGACAAGCGGCGGTGACCTATTTCGGCGGCGTACAGATCGTCAACGGCGCATTGACGCTGGGCCAGTGGCAACAGTTCAGCCTATATTTGGTGTATCTGTTCCTGCCCATCGCCCAGCTCGGCATCATCATCACGCAGGTCGGCCAGGCCGGCGCATCGGCCACGCGCATCTTCGAGATCCTCGACGCGAAGAGCGACGTGACCGACAAGCCGGACGCGATCCCGCTGCCGCCCGTGCAGGGCCGGATCGTGTTCGACCATGTGACCTTTCGCTACGCCGGCAGCGACGCGCCAGCGCTACAAGACGTCAGCTTCACAGCCGAGCCGGGCCAGACGATTGCTTTGCTCGGCGCGACCGGCTCCGGCAAGACCAGCATCATCAACCTCATCCCGCGCTTCTACGATCCCCATGCCGGCAGCGTGAAGATTGACGGCTACGATGTTCGCGATGTCACGCTCGACTCGCTGCGCTCGCAGATCGGCATCGTGTTGCAAGAGACGACGCTGTTCAGCGGCACGATCCGCGACAACATCGCCTTCGGCAAGCCCGATGCGACGATGGACGAGGTGATCGCTGCTGCTCAGGCTGCAGCCGCACACGACTTCATCATGGCCTTCCCGCAGGGCTACGACACGCCGGTGGGTGAGCGCGGCGCAACGTTGAGCGGCGGCCAAAAGCAGCGCATCGCCATCGCCCGCGCCCTGCTGCTCGACCCGCGCATCCTCATCCTCGACGACAGCACCAGTAGCGTAGACCTGGCGACCGAAGTGCGCATCCGGCGCGCCCTCGACCGGCTGATGAAAGGGCGCACCAGCATTGTCATCGCCCAGCGCATCAGCACGGTGATGAACGCGGATCAGATCCTGGTTTTGGACAAGGGCCGGATCGTGGCGCGCGGCAAACACGACGAATTGCTCGAAAACAGCCCGATCTATGCCGAGATCTACCGATCGCAACTGGTGGACGACGCGCACGAAGCCGCGCCGCAGCCGGTGGCAGAGACGATAGCGTAG
- a CDS encoding MarR family transcriptional regulator has translation MRSSPARSCQPPPLATSDLAVEIRILISIIAKLNLRAMEQRLNEALPGMSVLQYGLLRRLSDEPCTLSELSNRMLLTPSTLVPAVDKLEREGYLVRGKDPNDRRRTPLIVTDAGRRALQAIPPIHDDDAFIRSVEALGTERAKRLRALLHELLMAMTDDQALVEALLANHPERKCRG, from the coding sequence ATGAGGTCCTCACCCGCGCGCTCCTGTCAACCGCCGCCCCTAGCGACGAGCGATCTGGCCGTCGAGATCCGCATCTTGATCTCGATCATTGCCAAGCTCAACCTGCGCGCCATGGAGCAGCGCCTCAACGAGGCGCTGCCGGGCATGAGCGTGCTGCAGTACGGTTTACTGCGCAGGCTGTCGGACGAGCCGTGCACGCTCAGTGAGCTGAGCAACCGCATGCTGCTCACGCCGTCCACACTGGTGCCGGCGGTGGACAAGTTGGAGCGCGAGGGTTACCTGGTGCGTGGCAAAGACCCGAACGACCGCCGCCGCACGCCGCTGATCGTCACCGATGCCGGCCGGCGGGCGCTCCAGGCGATTCCACCCATCCATGACGACGATGCGTTCATCCGCTCCGTAGAAGCGCTGGGGACAGAACGCGCGAAACGCCTGCGCGCCCTGCTGCATGAGTTGCTCATGGCCATGACGGATGATCAGGCACTCGTAGAGGCACTGCTGGCCAATCATCCAGAACGGAAGTGCAGGGGTTGA
- a CDS encoding amino acid ABC transporter permease: MDAPLHPSPARSEPRPPRAALSFKAQVALVWVAIFACILAFLAAIRLDTTFMREWWGFIVYGAGTDDAFRVGIVMTLFISVVSITLAVIFAFFGALGRLSKNPIAYGIATFYVSLIRGTPFLIQIFLLFFGLPQINQQLNKLIPGFEQQYPFISSLLLLPAVPTGILALAINYGAYMTETFRAGIQSISKGQSEAAYALGMSPWQTLRLIILPQAFRVVIPPVGNEFIAMTKDSALVSVIGVQELLWRAQKVGQQYFHSMETLLIAAAFYWLMTILLQAGQSRIERRLARSDR, encoded by the coding sequence ATGGACGCTCCGCTCCATCCCTCACCCGCACGAAGCGAACCGCGTCCTCCACGCGCAGCGCTCTCTTTCAAAGCCCAAGTCGCCCTCGTTTGGGTCGCGATCTTCGCTTGCATCCTTGCCTTCCTGGCCGCGATTCGTCTGGACACCACGTTCATGCGCGAGTGGTGGGGGTTCATCGTGTACGGCGCCGGCACGGACGATGCCTTCCGCGTGGGCATCGTGATGACGTTGTTCATCTCCGTCGTCTCGATCACGCTGGCGGTCATCTTTGCCTTCTTCGGCGCCCTGGGCCGGCTGTCGAAGAACCCCATCGCCTACGGCATCGCCACGTTCTATGTCTCACTCATCCGCGGCACGCCTTTCCTAATCCAGATCTTCCTGCTGTTCTTCGGCCTCCCGCAGATCAACCAGCAGCTCAACAAGCTGATCCCTGGCTTTGAGCAGCAGTATCCGTTCATCAGCAGCCTACTGTTGCTGCCTGCCGTCCCTACCGGCATCTTGGCGCTGGCGATCAACTACGGCGCCTACATGACCGAGACCTTCCGCGCCGGCATCCAGTCCATCAGCAAGGGCCAGAGCGAAGCCGCATACGCGCTGGGCATGTCGCCCTGGCAGACCTTGCGCCTGATCATTTTGCCGCAGGCTTTCCGCGTGGTCATCCCGCCAGTCGGCAACGAGTTCATCGCCATGACCAAGGACTCGGCGCTGGTCTCGGTCATCGGCGTGCAAGAATTGCTTTGGCGCGCGCAGAAGGTGGGCCAGCAATACTTCCACTCGATGGAAACGCTGCTGATTGCGGCCGCCTTCTATTGGCTGATGACCATTCTGCTACAAGCCGGTCAGTCGCGCATCGAACGCCGGCTGGCCCGCAGCGACCGGTGA
- a CDS encoding amino acid ABC transporter substrate-binding protein — MKRTFILPAMCLVAAMLSACAAPPPAPPATAAPQAEQPTAAPAAGQKDLLDIIKERGVMRVSTDANYAPQSYFDEKTKTWTGFDIDVAYEVGRRLGVKVEFVTPDWSAVTAGNWAGRWDVSIGSMTITPERQKVLDFTPPYYYTAAQFGVRADLKDTLKDLGDLEGKTVCVGEATVYEQYLNGTLNIEGEVIPPPKNVKVATVKTDLECIQSMQAGRKDYDAVLTAANVLADAIKKGAPVVTVGATVFADRVGISIDKAAQPNAKFLAALSKIVEDMHADGTLSAISKKYYDGFDLTKLTK, encoded by the coding sequence ATGAAACGCACGTTCATTCTGCCGGCGATGTGTCTCGTTGCCGCAATGTTGAGCGCCTGTGCGGCCCCCCCACCTGCGCCGCCTGCGACAGCCGCGCCGCAAGCCGAACAACCAACGGCTGCGCCGGCGGCCGGCCAGAAAGACCTGCTCGACATCATCAAGGAGCGCGGCGTGATGCGCGTGAGCACCGACGCGAACTATGCGCCGCAGAGCTATTTCGATGAGAAGACCAAGACCTGGACCGGCTTCGACATTGACGTGGCCTACGAGGTAGGCCGGCGGCTGGGTGTCAAGGTGGAATTCGTCACGCCCGACTGGAGCGCGGTGACGGCAGGCAACTGGGCCGGCCGCTGGGACGTGAGCATCGGCAGCATGACCATCACGCCTGAACGGCAAAAGGTGCTGGACTTCACGCCGCCGTATTACTACACCGCGGCTCAGTTCGGGGTGCGTGCCGACCTGAAGGACACGCTCAAGGACCTCGGCGACTTAGAAGGCAAGACGGTGTGCGTAGGCGAGGCCACCGTGTATGAGCAGTATCTGAACGGCACGCTCAACATCGAAGGGGAAGTCATCCCGCCGCCTAAGAATGTGAAGGTGGCGACGGTGAAGACCGACCTGGAGTGCATCCAGTCCATGCAGGCCGGCCGCAAGGACTACGACGCGGTGTTGACGGCGGCCAACGTGCTGGCCGATGCCATCAAGAAGGGTGCACCGGTCGTGACCGTCGGCGCCACGGTGTTCGCCGATCGAGTGGGTATCAGCATTGACAAGGCCGCGCAACCCAACGCCAAGTTCCTGGCGGCGCTGAGCAAGATCGTAGAGGACATGCACGCCGACGGCACGCTGTCGGCCATCTCGAAAAAGTACTACGACGGCTTCGACCTGACCAAGCTGACGAAGTGA
- a CDS encoding GlcNAc-PI de-N-acetylase: MATLLVILAHPDDESFGPGGTLAKYAHHGVAVHYLCGTRGESGTVDAERLNGYADVAELRMAELACAAKELRLAEVHFLGYRDSGMAGAAHNGMEGTLYAAPLDEVAERIAEFIERLRPDAIITHDQYGGYGHPDHVKLHQATMRAYERLYGIEWKLQSDGLWSVVKQNAPAPRLYFTVIPKRSLKWVVRIMPLLRQDPRRFGRNKDIDLVQIASWDVPVTTRIDTRRYARIKQAASDCHASQQPPARGSRIVRFLFRRNSSFEYFARAYPPYRRGEKLETGLFGD; the protein is encoded by the coding sequence ATGGCGACGCTGCTCGTCATCCTTGCTCATCCTGACGATGAATCGTTCGGTCCGGGTGGCACACTGGCCAAATATGCGCATCACGGCGTAGCCGTGCATTACCTGTGTGGCACGCGCGGCGAGTCTGGCACAGTGGACGCCGAGCGCTTGAACGGCTATGCCGACGTTGCCGAACTGCGCATGGCGGAGTTGGCGTGTGCGGCGAAGGAACTGCGTCTGGCTGAGGTGCACTTCCTGGGCTATCGCGACAGCGGCATGGCCGGCGCGGCCCACAACGGCATGGAAGGGACGCTGTACGCTGCGCCGCTGGATGAAGTGGCCGAGCGCATCGCCGAATTCATCGAACGCTTGCGGCCCGACGCGATCATCACGCACGATCAATACGGCGGCTACGGTCATCCTGATCATGTCAAGTTACACCAGGCCACCATGCGTGCCTACGAGCGGTTGTACGGGATCGAATGGAAGCTGCAGTCCGACGGCCTGTGGTCGGTGGTCAAGCAAAACGCGCCAGCGCCGCGCCTGTATTTCACTGTGATCCCCAAACGCTCGCTCAAGTGGGTCGTGCGCATCATGCCGCTGCTCCGGCAAGACCCGCGCCGTTTTGGGCGCAACAAGGATATTGATCTGGTGCAAATCGCTTCTTGGGACGTGCCGGTCACGACGCGCATAGACACGCGGCGCTATGCTCGCATCAAACAAGCCGCATCGGATTGCCACGCCAGCCAGCAACCGCCGGCGAGGGGAAGCCGGATCGTGCGCTTCCTCTTCCGACGCAATTCGAGCTTCGAGTATTTCGCGCGCGCCTATCCGCCCTATCGGCGCGGCGAGAAGTTGGAGACGGGGTTGTTTGGGGATTAG
- a CDS encoding threonine aldolase, producing the protein MALNGFIDLRSDTLTIPTPAMREAMATAEVGDDVFGEDRTVNALQELAAEKLGHEAALLVSSGTMGNLTALLAHCGRGDASIVGDGSHVYTNEAGGLAAVGGILPYVVPNQPDGSLRLEDIEAAIRPDNAHFAPARVIALENTHNRMGGAYLTPEYTRQVADLAHARGLKLHIDGARIFNAAVAQNVDVKALAQCADSVTFCLSKGLSAPVGSVLCGSQEFIRLAHKRRKALGGGMRQAGVIAAAGLVALEQMVERLRDDHANARILAEGIARVEGLHVNLAAVKTNMVYFDLDPALPFDAAELCKRAAAERVKMLPTGPRRIRAVTHCYVSRDEVVEAAQVIAHVTHNGCGRAANGKVQAY; encoded by the coding sequence ATGGCGCTCAACGGCTTCATTGACCTCCGATCCGACACGTTGACCATACCCACGCCAGCCATGCGCGAGGCGATGGCAACCGCCGAAGTGGGCGACGACGTGTTCGGCGAAGACCGCACGGTCAACGCGCTGCAGGAGCTGGCGGCCGAGAAGCTCGGCCACGAGGCAGCGCTGCTGGTCAGCAGCGGGACAATGGGCAACCTGACGGCGCTGCTCGCGCACTGCGGACGCGGCGACGCGTCGATCGTTGGCGATGGGTCGCATGTCTACACCAACGAGGCCGGCGGATTGGCCGCCGTTGGCGGCATCTTGCCGTATGTCGTTCCCAACCAACCGGATGGCTCGCTCCGGCTGGAAGACATCGAAGCGGCCATTCGCCCCGACAACGCCCACTTTGCGCCGGCCCGCGTGATTGCGCTGGAGAACACACACAATCGCATGGGCGGCGCCTATCTCACACCGGAGTACACGCGCCAGGTTGCCGATCTCGCCCATGCACGCGGATTGAAGCTGCACATCGACGGCGCGCGCATCTTCAACGCGGCTGTGGCGCAGAACGTGGATGTGAAAGCCCTGGCGCAGTGCGCCGATAGCGTGACGTTTTGCCTGAGCAAAGGGCTGAGCGCCCCGGTCGGCAGCGTGCTATGTGGGTCGCAGGAATTCATTCGCCTTGCGCACAAACGGCGCAAGGCGCTGGGCGGGGGCATGCGCCAGGCCGGCGTGATTGCCGCGGCTGGCCTGGTGGCCCTGGAGCAGATGGTCGAGCGCCTGCGCGATGACCACGCCAACGCGCGCATCCTGGCTGAGGGTATTGCCCGCGTCGAGGGGTTGCACGTCAACCTGGCCGCGGTGAAGACCAACATGGTGTATTTCGACCTCGACCCGGCTTTGCCGTTCGATGCCGCCGAGTTGTGCAAGCGCGCTGCCGCCGAACGGGTGAAGATGCTGCCAACCGGCCCGCGCCGCATCCGCGCCGTGACCCACTGCTACGTCTCGCGCGACGAAGTGGTCGAGGCGGCGCAGGTGATCGCGCACGTCACGCATAACGGGTGCGGGCGGGCGGCCAACGGCAAGGTTCAAGCTTACTGA